The genomic DNA GCATCGAACTTCCCAATTCCAGTTCATGCGATAGGAGGTTTCCTCGACTCAGCCAAAATGCCTGCGTATGTTGTTATTCTTGATCCGCATAACGCGTCTGAATGACCTGCACCTTGACGGCCAAGATTGACTAACAACTTGTACTCTCAGTCCCGGCGACCAGCACACGAGCATTGTCAACCCTTTCGAGGACCAGAAGCCCGTGATCAATGAGTTTACAGCTCAGCAAATAGCTACTCTCCAAAGCCGGCTCGACAAGCAACTGGGTCCCGAGTACCTCTCCGTCCGCGCAGGCCCCGGCGGTTCAAAGCTCCACTACATCACCGCCGAAAAGGTCATTTCCCTCGCCAACGAAATCTTTGGCTTCAATGGGTGGTCGTCCAGCATTCAGAACTTTCAGATCGACTTTGTCGACGAGGATCCCAAGACCTTGAAAGTAAGCCTCGGGCTTTCGGTCATTGTACGAGTGACGCTCCGCGATGGGACCTACCATGAGGACTTGGGATATGGGCACATCGAGAACTGCAGAGGAAAGGCGGCTGCGTTtgagaaggcaaagaaggaggggacgACTGATGCGCTCAAGCGGGCGTTGAGGCACTTTGGCAATGTGTTGGGGAACTGCATCTACGACAAGGAGTACCTGAAGAAAATCGGGAGTATAAGGGCGGCCCCGACAAAACTCAACCAAGACAACTTACATAGACACCCGGACTTTGTGAAGTCGACGACTGGGCCGGTTGCCGCacaagctgctgctcctccacaacctcagcctGCCGCACCGGCGCCGGCACCCGCAGCAGCCCCAGCTCCCGCTCCGGCCGCCGCACCGGTGATTCCATCTTGTTAGTAGCTATCCCATCTCGAAAGCTACTGTTGATCTGTGCTGACATGAACTAGCGGTTTCCGCCGAGTCGTTTGAGGATTTTCTTGGTGAGCTCGATGAGGCCGACTTTATGATTAGTGAAGAGGGTCACCCAGACGAGGTTCTTATCACCAACTCAGCATCCGATACAAGTACTGTTAGTGTCAGCGATAAGTCAGTAAGTAATGGCAGCACCGGGAATCAGATGCAACCTCCAACAGCGAGGCCCCTTGCGAGAACTGGATCTGCTGGCACCAGTCAGTTCTCTCGgcctcaacagcaaccgcAGACCCCTAATCCGATGTCACGGACAAACGCCTTCGTTGGAGCGGGTACCCAGAtgaacagcaacaacaataatGGTCCACGGCCATCGACAGGGCAGTTCACCTCCGGGAACCAGTTCAACCAGAACCGG from Podospora pseudoanserina strain CBS 124.78 chromosome 2, whole genome shotgun sequence includes the following:
- the RAD52 gene encoding DNA repair protein rad52 (COG:L; BUSCO:EOG09261PJZ; EggNog:ENOG503NXP6), which codes for MPAPGDQHTSIVNPFEDQKPVINEFTAQQIATLQSRLDKQLGPEYLSVRAGPGGSKLHYITAEKVISLANEIFGFNGWSSSIQNFQIDFVDEDPKTLKVSLGLSVIVRVTLRDGTYHEDLGYGHIENCRGKAAAFEKAKKEGTTDALKRALRHFGNVLGNCIYDKEYLKKIGSIRAAPTKLNQDNLHRHPDFVKSTTGPVAAQAAAPPQPQPAAPAPAPAAAPAPAPAAAPVIPSSVSAESFEDFLGELDEADFMISEEGHPDEVLITNSASDTSTVSVSDKSMQPPTARPLARTGSAGTSQFSRPQQQPQTPNPMSRTNAFVGAGTQMNSNNNNGPRPSTGQFTSGNQFNQNRPSIQQNNNYNQPPRPPVAQNGASQTNGQNNNTANGSNNNYNNNNNNNNNNSNNNNSNNNNSNNNNSNNNNSNNNNSNNNNNAAPAVAPAEVGFFSARAVKDIPEDALVAGQVTPFKAGMGFNPRAESPSIRKTPGIDHSTSKPLSRSGQHVPPTKTTETKPASGPVPRPGGTGVVPYQRPSIAGVTNPQLDSTRRIGVPGSGPGSPLANRNQYRPPTIKRPAPDAGNGNGQQQNGTREPLADGNKNAPIGQQANGGFPGPEAKRPRVA